CGGGCCGGCCGCCGGGCTGGCGCTGGTCGACGCGATCGACGGCCTGGCCGGCTATCCGTGGTGGCACGCGTCGCGGGCCGAACTCCTGCACCGCCTCGACCGCGGTGCGGAGGCGGCGACGGCCCATCAGCGGGCGGTCGCCTGCGGCCTGCCGGCGCCGCAGGCAGAGCGGCTGCGCCAGCGGCTCGCCGGCGCGTAATTGGTAGCGGCCTGCTGGCGCCGCAAGCCGGGCGGCTCGCCGGTGCCTGGTCAGTATTCGTCGTGGAGGCGCCACCAGCTGTAGGGCTCGGTCTGGGGCCAGCCGAGTGGGGAGTCTTCCCAGTTTTCCTGCCGGCCGTAGGGCGTCAGGTCGAGGATGTTGAAGTCGAAGCGCAGCCGGTCGACCCCGCGGGCATCCGTGTGGTAGGTCTGGAACACGTCGACGCCGTCGGTGATGAACACGCTGAGGCCGAACCCGCCGCCGGCGCCGTGGTCGTCGCTGAACGTGGTGCCGCGCGACGAGTAGACCGGGACCGTCCACTCCATCCGGTGGCGGACCTGCTCGAGTTGCTCGAGCGGCATGTTGGACACGACCGCGTAGGAGACGCCGCGGGCGTGGAGGTGTTCGAGGCGGCCGACGTTGTCGGTGAAGCTGGCGCAGCCGGAGCAGATGTCGTCGGGGCCGTTGTCCATGAACTGGTAGACGACGAGTTGGTCGCGGCCCTCGAACAGGTCGCGCAAACTCGCTTTGCCGTCGCGGCCGGCGAACGCATAATCGTCACGCATCCGGACCATCGGCAGCCGGCGCCGGTCGGCGGCCAGCGCGTCCAGTGCGCGGGTGGCCGCTTTCTCCTTGACCAGCAAGGCGTCGCGGGCCGCCTGCCACTGCTCGCGCGAGACGATCTCGGGATGAGCCATGGTCCTGTCCTCTCACCGTGAGTGATCAAACAACCCTATCCCGGGGGTACGACATGACGTTCACGCCTGGGCTGACGGTGAGCCGGCGGCTGCACGACGAGGTGGTCGGTCCGGCCCTGCGCGGGAAGCCCTACGCGGCGGCCCGGGTCGACACCGGCTCCGATGTGCTCGGCTTCGACACGGCCCGGTCGATGGACCACGACTGGGGTCCGCGGTTGCAGGTCTTCGTCGCCGGCAAGGCCGATGTCGCGGCCGCCCGCGCGGTCATCGACGCCGCGCTGCCGGCGACCTTCCACGGCCTACCGACCCGGCCACACGCAGACGGCGGCCAACTGCTCGGCGTCACCGTCGACCCGCTCGACGATTATCTGCGAGACAGCCTCGGGATCAAGGAAACGCCCACCACCGAAGACTGGCTGGCGCTGCCGACGCAGCGGGTGGCCGAGTTCACCGGCGGCGCGGTGTTCCACGACGACCTCGGCGGGCTGACCGCGGCCCGGGCCGCCCTGGCCTGGTACCCGGACGACGTCTGGCGCTACGTGCTGGCCGCGCAGTGGACCCGGATCGACCAGGAGGAGCCGTTCGTCGGCCGGTGCGGCGAGGCCGGCGACGACCTGGGCAGCCGGATCGTCGCCGCCCGGCTGGCCCGCGACCTGATGCGGCTGTTCCTGCTCCTGGAGCGCCGCTACCCGCCGTACACCAAATGGCTCGGCACCGCCTTTGCCCGTCTGCCCGGCGCCCCTCACACACAACTGGCCGCCGCGCTGGCCGCCACCGGCTGGCGCGAGCGCGAGCGGCATCTGGTCGCCGCGGCCAGCACGGCGGGGGAGCGCACCAACGAGGTCCTCGGCACCGCCGTCGACCCGACACCGGGCCGCTTCCACCACCGGCCCTACACGGTGCTCGGCGGTGCCCGGTACGCGGCCGCGCTGACCGCCAAGATCACCGATCCCGGGCTGCGCGACCGGCCCCTGGTGGGCGCCGTCGACCAGTTCGTCGACAGCACCGACGTGTTGTCGCATGTCGGACGTGCCCGGGCCGCGGCGCGCGGGTTCGAGGGACCGCCGGCCGGCCCGAACGACCGTTAAGCTAACGGTGTGCTCAGTGCGGAGCTCTACCCACCCGAGCGGCTGGTGGCCGCCCAGCGTGCGACGGCCGGTGTTGGCCTCGACGCGCTGCTCATCACGCCCGGCTCCGACCTGCGCTACCTGACCGGCTACGACGCGCACGCCCAGGAGCGGCTGACCTGCCTGGTGGTGCCCGCCCGGGGCGAGCCGACCCTGATCGTGCCGACCCTGGAGCGCCCCGCGGCCGAGGTCGCCACCCGTGGCCTGCGGATCGTCGACCACCGCGACGGCGACGACCCCTACCCGCTGGTGGTGGAGGCCCTCGACGGGCCACCCAGTGTGGTGGCGCTCGGCGACCGGATGTGGGCCGCCCAGGTGCTCGGCCTGCGGGCCGCCCTGCCCGGCACCGAGCAGCGCCTCGCCGGCGACGTGCTCGCCGAGTTGCGGATGCGCAAGTCACCGGCCGAGGTCGAGGCGCTGCGCGCGGCCGGCGCGGCCATCGACGCGGTGCACGACCGGATGGGCGAGTGGCTGCGGCCGGGCCGCACCGAGCGGCAGGTCGGCGTCGACATCGCCGAGGCGATCCTGGCCGCCGGGCACGCCACCGTCGACTTCGTGATCGTCGCGTCCGGCCCCAACGGCGCCAGCCCGCACCACGGCACCGCCGACCGGGTGATCCGGGAGGGCGAGCCGGTGGTCGTCGACATCGGCGGCACCATGCCGTCGGGCTACTGCTCCGACTCGACCCGCACCTACGTGGTCGGCAGGCCGCCGGCCGACGTCGCCGACTTCTACGCGGTGCTGCGGGCCGCCCAGCGCGCCGCCGTCGACGCGGTCCGCCCAGGCGTCACCTGCGAGCAGGTCGACGCGGCCGCCCGCGACCTGATCGCCGGCGCCGGCTACGGAGCCGCGTTCCTGCACCGCACCGGCCACGGCATCGGCCTCGACGGGCACGAGGAGCCCTACATCGTGGCCGGCAACGACCGGCCGCTGGAGCCCGGCATGGCGTTCTCCATCGAGCCCGGCATCTATCTCGCGGGCCACGCCGGTGCCCGCATCGAAGACATCGTCGTCTGCGCCGGCGGGGGAGCAGACGTTCTCAACACGACAACTACGGAGTTGGCCGAACTATGACCATCGACCGCATCCTGCCCACCGAGGAAGCCGGAGATCTCCTCGACCTCACCGCGGAGATCGCCGACCAGGAACTGGCGCCGATCGCCGCCGACCACGAGGCCCGCCGCGCGTTCCCGCGCGAGGCGATCCGGGTCCTGGGCCGCGCCGGCCTGCTCGGCCTGCCCTACCCCGAGGAATACGGCGGTGGCGGCCAGCCCTACGAGGTCTACCTCCAGGTCCTGGAGATCCTCGCGTCGCGCTGGCTGGTGGCCGCCGAAGCGGTCAGCGTGCACACGCTGTCCTGCTACCCGGTCGCCTCGGTCGGCACCGAGCAACAGCGCAAGCTGCTGCCCGACATGCTCGGCGGCGAGCTGCTCGGCGCCTACTGCCTCTCCGAGCCGCAGGGTGGCTCCGACGCGGGAGCGCTGACCACCCGGGCGGTCCGCGACGGCGACGCCTACGTCGTCAACGGCACCAAGGCCTGGATCACCCACGCCCACGACGCCGACTTCTTCAACATCTTCGCCCGCACGGGCGGCCCCGGCCCGGGCGGCATCTCCTGCCTGCTGGCCGACGCCAACACGCCGGGCATCGTGCCGCAGGCGCCGGAGCGCACGATGGGCCTACATGCGTCGCCGATCTCGCAGATCGCGTTCGACGGCGCCCGGGTGCCGGCCGACCGGCTGGTCGGCGACGAGGGCACGGGCTTCGGCATCGCGATGCGCGCCCTCGACTCGGGCCGGCTCGGCATCGCCGCCTGCGCGGTCGGGCTGGCCCAGGCGGCCCTCGACTACGCGGCCGGATACGCCCGGGAGCGCGAGCAGTTCGGCACCCGGCTGGTCGACTTCCAGGGCGTCGGCTTCATGCTCGCCGACATGGCCACCCAGGTCGCCGCCGCCCGCGCGCTGACCCTGGCCGCGGCCCGGCTGCGCGACCACGGCCGGCCCTACTCGACCGAGGCCGCCAAGGCCAAGCTGTTCGCGACCGACATGGCGATGCGGGTGACCACCGACGCCGTCCAGGTGCTCGGCGGCTACGGCTACGTCGCCGACCACCCGGTCGAGCGCTTCATGCGCGAGGCCAAGGTGCTCCAGATCGTCGAGGGCACCAACCAGATCCAGCGCCTGGTGATCTCGCGGTCGCTGGCGAAGGGATAGCCTCGCGGTCGTGGTCGATGCGCTCGAGGCCGTGTGGCGCACCGAGGCGGCCGGGATGCGGGCCGTGCTGGCCCGGCGCCTGGGCGACCTCGACCGGGCCGAAGAGGCCCTCCAGGACGCCGTGGGCGAGGCGCTGCGCCGCTGGCCGACCGAGGGAGTGCCGGAGCGGCCGGCGGGCTGGCTGGTCACCACGGCGTGGCGCAAGGCTCTCGACGGGCTGCGCCGGGAGGCGACCGGCCGGGAGAAGGCGGCCCGGCTCGCCCTGGAGCCGCCCACCGAACCGACCGGCGACGACCGGCTCGCGATGATCTTCACGTGCTGCCATCCGGACCTCAGCGAGCCGTCGCAGGTCGCGCTCACGCTCTCGGCCGTCAGTGGCCTGACCACCGAGGAGATCGCCGCCGCCCACCTGGTGCCGACCGCGACGATGGCGCAGCGGCTGGTGCGGGCCAAGCGGACCCTGCGCGGCGCCCGGTTCGACGTGCCCGGCGACCGGCTGCCGGCCGTGCTCGCCACCGTCTACCTGGTCTTCAACCAGGGCTACGACGCGGTGCGGCGCGACCTCGCCCGCGAGGGCCTCGAACTGGCCTGCCAACTCGCCGCGCTGATCCCGACCTCTGCCGAGGCGGAGGGCCTGGCCGCGCTGCTCACCCTGCACGAGGCCCGGGCAGCCACCCGCGTCGACGAGGTCGGCCGGTTGGTGCTGCTGGCCGACCAGGACCGGTCCCGCTGGGACCGCAACATGATCATTTCAGGGGTACGCCGCCTCGGCCGCGCCGCCACCCTCGGCCCGCCGGGTTTCTACCAACTCCAGGCCGCGATCGCGGCGCAGCACGCGCTCGCACCGTCCTACGCCGCGACCGACTGGGCCGCCGTCCGCGGCCTCTACGACCGGCTGCTGGAACTGCGCCCCTCGCCGGTGGTAGCGCTGAGCCGGGCCGTGGCGACCGGCTTCGTCGACGGGCCGGAGGCGGCGCTGGCCGAGGCCGACGCGCTGGAGGAGCGGCTGGCCGGCTACCGGATGTGGCACGCGACCCGCGCCGACCTGCTGTCGAGGCTGGGCCGCACGGCGGAGGCGGCGGACGCGACCCGCCGGGCGTTGGCATTGGCCACCAACGACGCCGAACGGGACCTGCTCGCCCGCCGCCTCGCCGCACTCACTTCCTGAACTGCGCCGCCGTACGGCGCGCGCGCCGCTTCACAAGCGCTCCGGCCGCACGCCCGCACGGTGCTCTGGCCGCACGGCGCTCGCGCCGCTTCACAAAGGCTCCGGCCGCACGCCCGCACGGAGCTCCGCCCGCACGGCGCTCGCCCCGCTTCACAAGCGGTCCGGCCGCACGGCGCCCCCGCCGCCGCATGGCAGCGTCAGTTCAGGATCGGGCGCACCTCCACGGTCTCCCGGAACGGGACGATGCCCGGCCAGGTTGCGGCGATGGCCACCGCCTCGTCGGCGTCGGCGACCTCCAGCGGCACGATGCCGCCGATGACCTCCTTCAGCTCGACGTAAGGTCCGTCGGTCACCGTGGTGCGGCCCGCATCGCCGGCGCTGATCGTGCGGGTCTCCGCGGCCGGGCCGAGCATCGCCCCGCCCGGTAGGACCTTGCCGGTGGGCAGCCAGCGGGCGTACCAGTCGCGGATCTGCCCCATCACCTCCCGGGTGGCCTCGTCGTCGCCACTCCAGGCCGCCTCCTCGCCGCTGATCAGCATCAGGAACCGCATGCGTACCCCTAGCGCTCGATGGTTGGCCGGACCTCGACCTGGTCGCCGAGCGCCTCGATGCCCGGCCAGGTCGCGGCGCAGGCGATCGCGTCGTCGATCGAGTCGGCCTCCAGCAGCATGAAACCGCCGACCACGTCCTTGATCTCGATGTAGGGGCCGTCGGTCACCACGGCCTTGCCGTCGGCACCTCGGCTGACCGTCTTGGCCGTCGCGACCGGCTGCAACTCGGCGCCGCCGTCGACGATCACGCCCGCGGCGCTCCATTTCTCCCACCAGGAGTTGATGGTCTCCATCACCACATCGGCTTCCGGGCCCTCCCAGTTGGACTCGGGTCCACAAATCATCATCACGTACCGCATTCGCTCGCCTTTCTGTCTCTTCCGACCGTGCCATTGGGATGACGAACGGCACCGTGGCGGGATCGACATCGCAGTGGAGGGAACCTGCCGGTAGTTTCTTGCGCGTGGAGGACATTGACCGCGCCATCGTCGCAGCCCTGACCGCCGACGGCCGGCTGTCCTACACCGACCTCGCCGAACGCGTGGGGCTGTCGGTGTCGGCGGTGCACCAGCGGGTCCGCCGGCTCGAGCAGCGCGGGGTGATCCACGGTTACACGGCCAAGGTCGCCTACGACGCGATCGACCTGCCGCTGGCCGCGTTCGTGGCGATCCGCCCGTTCGACCCGTCGCAGCCCGACGACGCGCCCGAGCGGCTCGCGCACATCCCGGAGATCGAGTCGTGCTACTCGGTGGCCGGCGACGACTTCTACCTGCTGCTGGTGCGGGTGGCCGGCCCGGCCGACCTGGAGCGGGTGCTCCAGGAGATCCGGACCTCGGCCAACGTCACGCACCGCACGACGGTGGTGCTGTCGACGCCCTACGAGGGCCGGGCGCCGAAGATGACGCTCACTGACCCGAGTTCCACTGCTGGATGACCCGGGTGCTGTGCTCGAAGCCGAGCACGGACAGGGTCGCGGTGTCGAGCTTGAGCAGCCCACCGCCCTCGGTGCCCAGCCCGATCCAGCGCGCCCCGACGACCCGCAGGCAGTGGCCGTGGCCGACCAGCGCGACGTCACCCTCGTCGAGCAGCTTGGCCGCCTTGGCGAGCAGCCGGTCGACCCGCACGCCGACCTGCGCGGGCGTCTCGCCGCCGGGCGCGCCGTCGGTCCACAGGGACCAGATCGGGTCGTGGTCTTCGTGGATCTTCGCTGAGGTGATCCCCTCGTAGCGGCCGTAGTTCCACTCGGCCAGGTCGTCGTCGACCTCGGTGACCCGCAGGCCGGCGATCTCCGCGGTGCGCAGCGCCCGGCGGCGCGGGCTGCTGATCACGGCGGCGAACGGCCGCCCAGCGAGTCGGGCGCCGATCTCGCGGGCCTGTTGCTCGCCGTCGGCGGTCAGGTCGATATCGGTGTACGAGGTGTGCTGGCCGGTCCGGCTCCACTCGGTCTGCCCGTGCCGGACCAGCACGATCTCCGCCATGCCGTCCATCCAACCGGAGCGCCGCCCGATTCGCTGGCCGAATCATCGTCCTAGGACGCCGTAGGGGGTGTGCCCGGGTCCGTAGATCAAACCGGCGGCGGGGGACCGGTAGGGTCGGCTCCATGACCGTCCGTCCTATCCGGCTGCTCGGCGACGCGGTGCTGCGGGCCGAGTGTGACCCCGTGCGCAGCTTCGACGCGGAACTGCGGTCGCTGGTCACGGACCTGATGGACACGTTGCTCGGTGAGCCCGGCCGGGCCGGCGTGGCCGCCAACCAGATCGGCGTCAGCGCCCGGGTGTTCGTCTACGACGCCGAGGGCCAGCAGGGTCATGTGGTCAATCCGACTCTTACGGTCTCCGAGGAGCTGCAGGACGGTGACGAGGGCTGCCTGTCCATTCCGGAGCTCTACTTCCCGACGCCGCGGGCCATGCACGCCACGGTGACCGGCTTCGACCAGCACGGTGAGCCGCTCACGGTGTCCGGCAGCGGGTTCCTGGCCCGGGCTTTCCAGCACGAGACCGACCACCTGGCCGGCCGCCTGTTCGTCGACACGTTGCGCGGCCAGACCCGGCGCGAGGCGCTGCGGGCGATCCGCGCCGAGCCCTGGAAGCGGCGCTGATCCGGGCGGCGGGAGCGTTCCGCCGGACGGCCCTGGAGCGGTCGGACCAGCGCGTCTCGTGGGAGCGGCCCGATCAGGCGTTCTTCGCCGCCGGCGCGTGCCACATCCTTGCCTGGGTGTGCCGGGACGCCTATCCGGAGCGGTCGATCGGGCTGGTGGCGCTGCTGCTCGATGGCGACCGGTATCCGTTCCACGTCTACGCCAGCTGGGACGGCTGGGCGTTCGACGCCTCGGGTTGGCATGCGGAGCCGTTGCTGGTGCAGGTCAACGAGGACTTCGAGGGTCGGCCGGTGGAGCGCGTCGCGCTCACGGTCGACCTCGCCGAGTTCTGCGCCGGGCACGTCCACCGGATGCCGCATCAGTATTGGGGCGATCCACTTCCGCGGGCGTGCGCATACCTGAGCCACTTCGCGCCGCCGTGGGCGGGAAGCTAGCCTGCGGCGTGACGATCTTTCGGGTGCCCTACCACCATGACGAGCGGTTGGCTGATGACAGCCTCGTGTTGCCGGGCGCGAGTGTGACCGTGGAGCCGGAGTTTCCGGACGGGACCATCTGGGAGCGGCTCGCCTCCCTGACCGGTGCGGTCGCGGCCGTCGTGGCCGAGGACGCAAAGGCCGGTGCGGTGCCGACCGTCGTCTCGGGCGACTGCCTGGTCGCGCTGGGCACGATCGCCGGCCTCCAGCGGGCCGGGCTCGACCCCGGGCTGCTGTGGTTCGACGCGCACGGCGACGTGCACACGCTGGAGACCACGACCTCGGGCTACCTCGGCGGCCTGTCGTTGCGGTTGGCCCTCGGTGCGCACCCCGACCTGCTCGCCGGGCCACTCGGGCTGCGGCCGCTTCCGATCGAGCGGGCCGTTCTCGTCGACGGGCGTGACCTGGACCCGGCCGAGGTCGCCTACCTGGCCACCAGCGGCCTGGTCCGGCAGCCGGTGGACGCGCTGGCGCTGCCGGACGGCCCGCTGGTGCTGCATGTCGACGTCGACGTGATCGACTCCGCCGAGCTGCCCGGCCTGCGCTTCCCGGCACCGGGTGGCCCGTCCACCGGAGATGTGCTGGAGGCCGTCCAGCGGGTCCTGGCGACCGGCCGCGTGGCCGCGGTGGACATCGCCGGCACCTGGCACGACGCCCCCAACAGCCGGGCCACGGAAACCCTCGCTGCACTTCTTGCATCCTAGGACGCCTTACGGGTAGTGCGGCCAGTCGCAAGGGCAAGTCAGCGCCGATGGCGCTAGGGGGCCGGTCGGGAAGTTCTAGGTGCGCCTTAAAACTGTTATCCGGCGCTCGCCCCGGTCGTCTCCTGTGCGCCACGATGGGGCGGCTTCAAGGAGAGGTGCGATGCGCGAAGGGTACGAGCAGGCGTTGGTCGTCGCTGCTCGCGACGGTGATCCGCGGGCGGTCGACCGGCTGGTCGCCGAGTATCTGCCGCTGGTCTACAACGTGGTCGGTCGCGCGCTCGACGGGCACGCCGATGTCGACGACGTCGTGCAGGAGACGATGCTGCGCTGTGTGACCGGCCTGCGTCAGCTGCGCGACCCGGCGAGCTTCCGGGCGTGGTTGGTCGCGATCGCGGTGCGGCAGGTACGCGACCGGCAGGCGGACCCCTACCGGGCGCGGCAGGCCGGTCACCTCGGCTATCCCGCCGACGACTACAACCTCACCGACCCGGGCGCCGACTTCGCCGAGTTGACGATCCTGAGGCTGGAGCTGTCGGGGCAGCGGCGCGAGGTGGCCGAGGCGACCCGGTGGCTCGACCCGGACGACCGGGAGCTGCTGTCGCTGTGGTGGCTGGAGTCGTCGGGCGAGCTGACCCGCGATGAGCTGGCACAGTCGCTGGGGCTGACCAACCAGCATGCCGCCGTACGCGTGCAGCGGATGAAGGAGCGGCTCGACTCCGCCCGGGTGCTGGTGCGGGCCCTGCACGCCCGGCCCCGCTGCGAGGAACTCAACGCGGTGGTCGCCGGCTGGTCGGGGCGCCCGGACGCGCTGTGGCGCAAGCGGCTGGCCCGGCACGCGCGCGACTGCCCGCACTGCGGGTCGAGTTGGACGCAGCTGGTGGCCGCCGAGCGGCTGCTGGCCGGCGTGGGCCTGGTCGCACCGGTGGCCGGGTTGGCGGCGGCGATGGCCGCCGGCGGCACGTCCGCCGGTGGCGTCGTCGGCGCCGCGGCGGGTGCGGGCTGGAACACCGCCACGACCGCGACCGGCGCGGCCGCGCTACCGGGCGCCACGGGCACGACGGCCACAGCCGCGAGCACGGGCGCCGCCGGCAAGACGGCGTGGCTGACGAAGCTGCTGCACGGGTTCGTGATCAGCAAGCCGATCGCGGCCGCCGCGGCCACGGTCGCGGTGGCGACCGCCGCGGTGGTCACGTTCGGGGTCGTGCGCGATGGTGACGCGGTGCCCGCCGCGGCCGTGTTGCCTCCTGCGGTCTCGGGGGCCCCGTCGCTCGTACCCTCGGCAGATCCGGCACCGACGACGGCGCCGCCGGCGTCCCCCACCGCGACACCGACCCCGAAGAAGACGACGAAGAAGCCGGTGGCGCCGTTGCCGCCGACCCGCAAGACGGCGAAGAAGGGTGCCGCGGTGTGGGATTTCCCGGCGGTGAACGCGGGCCTGAAGGCGGTCGGCGCGTCCTGGTACTACAACTGGGGTTCCAACAACGACCGGATGCCGGCGTCGGGTGTCGAGTTCGTGCCGATGATCTGGGGCACGGCCAACGCGACCGACTCGACGATCGCGCAGGCCAAGCGCGAGGGTGACACGCTGCTCGGTTTCAACGAGCCGGACATGGCGGGTCAGGCCAACATGACGCCGGCGAAGGCGTTGGAGCTGTGGCCGAAGCTCCAGGCGACCGGGATGCGGCTGGGCAGCCCGTCGGTCGCGTTCGGCGCCGCTGACACCGGCAAGTGGCTCGACGAGTTCATGAAGGGCGCGAAGCAGAAGGGCTACCGGGTCGACTTCATCACCCTGCACTGGTACGGGGGTGACTTCTCGTCGGCGGCCGTGGGGCAGCTCAAGGGCTACATCCAGCAGGTGTACGCGAAATACAAGCTGCCGATCTGGCTGACCGAGTTCGCGCTGATCCGGTTCGACGGCTCGGGTGCGCACTACCCGACGGACGCGCAGCAGGTGGCGTTCATCAACGGGGCGACGGACATGCTCCAGGGCCTGTCCTACGTGGAGCGGTATTCCTGGTTCGGGCTGCCGTCGACGTCGGACAGCCACACCGGCCTCTACAAGGAGAGCGGCCAGTTGACGCCGATGGGCACCGCCTACCGGGCGGCGGGCTGATCCGCGAGCAGGTGCTCGTAGGGGAACCCGTCGAGGAGTTCGGCGCGGCGGGCGGACAGGTCGCGGAGCCCGGCCTCGATGGTCGCGTGGTCAACGAGGTCGGGTTCGGCGCTGTCGCGGACCTTGAGGCGCTGCCCGATGGCAGCGCCGGCGAGGTCTTCGGCGAGCCGGTCGGCGGGGACGCCGCAGGTGGTGCGGTGCTCGGCGAGGCGGACGCGTTCGAAGACGTAGCCGCCTTCGCGGAGCTGTAGCCAGGCCCAGCCCTCGGCGGGGCCGCCGGCCCAGCGGACCCGGATGCCGCGGATGATCGGGTCGAAGACCTCGCGGGCGCTGTAGGCGTCGACGGCGGCGGCGCGGGCGACCGAGGACAGGTCGTTGACGTAGCCGGTGCGGCCGTCGGGGAGGCGGCCGACGATGTCGCGGTAGTCCACGCCGAACTCGCGCGCGTCCAGGACGTACCCCATGATCTGGTCGCCGTGGTGTGCCGCGGTCAGGGTCGGTGAGCCGATGCGGATCAGGGGCAGGCCGACGGCGTCGCAGACCGCGGTGGTCATCCGGGTGACGCGTGCGGCGCCGCCGGCGGTGTCGTCGGTGAACAGCAGCGCGAACTCGGGCCGGTCGGTGGCGGCGTCGGTCACGAGGTAGTCGAGGACGACGGAGCCGGCGGTGTTCCACTGCCCGGCGGTGACGCCGGTGGGCTTGCGGCCGATCACCTGGCCGAGGCGGCGTCCGGTGTGGACCCGGCGGCCGGCGCGCGCGATGGTTGGCGTCACGGGCCGACGCTAACCCACGCCTCCGACGGTCAACACCTCCGGGTGCGGGTGGCGCAGGAACTCGTGGTGCGAGATGTCCCACCCGTAGGCGCCGGTCCGGGCGAAGACGAGCACGTCGCCGACCCGCAGGCGCTCGACATGCTGGCCGCGGGTGAGCACGTCACGGGGGGTGCACAGCTCGCCGGTGGCGTCGACCGGAACATCGGAAACCTCCGGACGGGTGTACGGGTGGGGCCAGTGCTCGACCGGCAGCACGGTGAACGGGTGGCTGTAGCCCCAGGCGGCGGGTAGCCGGAAGTGGTGGGTGCCGCCGCGCAGGACGGCGAACCAGCGGCCGTGGTTGCGTTTGAGGTCGATCACTTCGGTGGCGTACCAGCCGGCGTCGGCGGCGATAAAGCGGCCGGGTTCGACGGTGAGGGTCACCCCGTTTGGGGGTTTCCTGATGTGGAGCTGGTCGAGGTCGAAGTGGGCGTCGCCGGTGTAGTCGATGCCGAAGCCGCCGCCGGCGTTGACGTAGCGCAGCGGGATGCCCAGGCGCTCGGCGTTGGTGACGGACCAGGCGACGGCGTCGTCGATGAACCGGGCGTGTGCGGCGGCGTCGAGGTTGTTGGAGACGGCGTGCAGGTGGAAGCCGGTGGGGTTCAGCTCGCGGGGCACCGTGTCGAGGTCGTCTTCGCCTATCCCGAACGGGGTCGGCGTGCCGGTCATCCGGTGGGAGCCGCTGGGTGTCTCGGCGGTGCGGTTGACCCTCAGCGCGGCCCGGACGGGGCGGCCGGCGGCCAGGTGGAGGAGGCGGCGGGCCTCGTGGGCGCTCTCCACGTGGATCATCGCTTGGGCGTCGACGGCGGCATCGAGTTCGGCGTCGGTCTTGGCGGGGCCGGCGAAGGCGATCTCTTTCGCGTTGGCGGCGAGCGCCAGGGCGAGTTCACCCCCTGAGGCGACCTCGAGGCCGTCGGCGTGCGCGGCGATGGCGCGCAGCAGGTTGGGGTTGCCGTTGGCTTTGACGGCGTAGAGGACTCGCGTTCCTGCCGGGAGGGCGGCGCGGATGGCGGTGATCCGGTCCACGGCGACGCGCGGGTCGTAGACGTAGGCGCAGACGGGCCGCTGCGCTTGGCTCAGTGCGGCTCTGACCGGCTCAGGGACCATGGAGCGGATTGTGCACGGGTACGTAGCGGTCGCCGGCGCCGGCCAGCCGCATCCGGACGAGGGCCTTGTGCGGGACCATCCGGGCGGTTAGGGCGGCGTGGTCAGCCTTCGCCGCCTCGGCGCTGGCGGGGTCGGCGCGCAGCGGCTCGTAGGCCTCGTCGAGGGCGTCGCGGACGGCCCGCCAGGCGCGGTCCTCGTCGAGGTCGTGTGAGCGGGTGAGCCGCACGATGAGCTCGCCGAGGTGGGCCTGGAGGGCGGTGTAGCCGAGCTTGGCGCGCATCACGTCGACGTCGTCGGTGGCGACGACGGAGCCGGGCCACAGCGGTGGCGGGTCGGCCAGCCTGGGCAGGTAGAGGCGCAGGCCGGCGAAGTCGCGGAACGCGATCCGGTGTGGTCGGCCGTCGACGAAGGTGGGCAGGCAGTTCTGGAGGTGGGCCTCGAGGGCGATGCCGTGCCGGGCGGCGAGGCCGACGACGGGTGGCAGCAGCAGCCGGGCGTAGTCGGCGACGAAGCGGAGAGCTGTCCCCGCTCCGGGTCCGACCAGGTGGTCGAGGGTGTCGCCGGCGGTGAGGCCGCCGCCGGGGATGGCGGTCTCGCCGGGTGCGAGGTGGCTGTCGAGGCCGTCGCGCAGGATCGCGGAGCCGTCGCGTCCGGTGCCGGCGGCCAGGGCGGTGCCGGC
This genomic interval from Asanoa ferruginea contains the following:
- a CDS encoding YciI family protein, producing MRYVMMICGPESNWEGPEADVVMETINSWWEKWSAAGVIVDGGAELQPVATAKTVSRGADGKAVVTDGPYIEIKDVVGGFMLLEADSIDDAIACAATWPGIEALGDQVEVRPTIER
- a CDS encoding Lrp/AsnC family transcriptional regulator: MEDIDRAIVAALTADGRLSYTDLAERVGLSVSAVHQRVRRLEQRGVIHGYTAKVAYDAIDLPLAAFVAIRPFDPSQPDDAPERLAHIPEIESCYSVAGDDFYLLLVRVAGPADLERVLQEIRTSANVTHRTTVVLSTPYEGRAPKMTLTDPSSTAG
- a CDS encoding histidine phosphatase family protein, giving the protein MAEIVLVRHGQTEWSRTGQHTSYTDIDLTADGEQQAREIGARLAGRPFAAVISSPRRRALRTAEIAGLRVTEVDDDLAEWNYGRYEGITSAKIHEDHDPIWSLWTDGAPGGETPAQVGVRVDRLLAKAAKLLDEGDVALVGHGHCLRVVGARWIGLGTEGGGLLKLDTATLSVLGFEHSTRVIQQWNSGQ
- the def gene encoding peptide deformylase; amino-acid sequence: MTVRPIRLLGDAVLRAECDPVRSFDAELRSLVTDLMDTLLGEPGRAGVAANQIGVSARVFVYDAEGQQGHVVNPTLTVSEELQDGDEGCLSIPELYFPTPRAMHATVTGFDQHGEPLTVSGSGFLARAFQHETDHLAGRLFVDTLRGQTRREALRAIRAEPWKRR
- a CDS encoding arginase family protein; the encoded protein is MTIFRVPYHHDERLADDSLVLPGASVTVEPEFPDGTIWERLASLTGAVAAVVAEDAKAGAVPTVVSGDCLVALGTIAGLQRAGLDPGLLWFDAHGDVHTLETTTSGYLGGLSLRLALGAHPDLLAGPLGLRPLPIERAVLVDGRDLDPAEVAYLATSGLVRQPVDALALPDGPLVLHVDVDVIDSAELPGLRFPAPGGPSTGDVLEAVQRVLATGRVAAVDIAGTWHDAPNSRATETLAALLAS
- a CDS encoding sigma-70 family RNA polymerase sigma factor, translated to MREGYEQALVVAARDGDPRAVDRLVAEYLPLVYNVVGRALDGHADVDDVVQETMLRCVTGLRQLRDPASFRAWLVAIAVRQVRDRQADPYRARQAGHLGYPADDYNLTDPGADFAELTILRLELSGQRREVAEATRWLDPDDRELLSLWWLESSGELTRDELAQSLGLTNQHAAVRVQRMKERLDSARVLVRALHARPRCEELNAVVAGWSGRPDALWRKRLARHARDCPHCGSSWTQLVAAERLLAGVGLVAPVAGLAAAMAAGGTSAGGVVGAAAGAGWNTATTATGAAALPGATGTTATAASTGAAGKTAWLTKLLHGFVISKPIAAAAATVAVATAAVVTFGVVRDGDAVPAAAVLPPAVSGAPSLVPSADPAPTTAPPASPTATPTPKKTTKKPVAPLPPTRKTAKKGAAVWDFPAVNAGLKAVGASWYYNWGSNNDRMPASGVEFVPMIWGTANATDSTIAQAKREGDTLLGFNEPDMAGQANMTPAKALELWPKLQATGMRLGSPSVAFGAADTGKWLDEFMKGAKQKGYRVDFITLHWYGGDFSSAAVGQLKGYIQQVYAKYKLPIWLTEFALIRFDGSGAHYPTDAQQVAFINGATDMLQGLSYVERYSWFGLPSTSDSHTGLYKESGQLTPMGTAYRAAG